In Montipora foliosa isolate CH-2021 chromosome 13, ASM3666993v2, whole genome shotgun sequence, one DNA window encodes the following:
- the LOC137981840 gene encoding uncharacterized protein — protein sequence MNKLLVTLLVLLDLSAAFDTVDASILLTCLRSKLGLNGTALSWFCSYLSGRTQRISFQGALSNVIHLRYGVPQGSCLGPILVNTYSSKIFDIVGRHLPKVHYYADDSQLYLSFNPSCAVGQDEATGSMETCISDVKQWMTADKLMLNDDKTELL from the coding sequence ATGAACAAGCTGCTTGTGACTCTCCTCGTTCTCTTAGACTTGAGCGCCGCTTTCGATACTGTGGACGCTAGTATTTTGCTAACATGTTTAAGATCAAAGCTGGGTCTCAATGGAACTGCTCTTTCGTGGTTTTGCTCTTATCTATCTGGAAGGACACAACGAATATCTTTTCAGGGAGCGCTTTCAAATGTAATTCATCTTCGTTATGGCGTTCCCCAGGGATCGTGCCTAGGCCCCATTCTGGTTAACACATATTCAAGCAAAATCTTCGACATTGTCGGTCGTCACCTTCCAAAAGTTCATTATTATGCAGATGACTCCCAGCTTTATTTATCGTTCAACCCAAGCTGTGCTGTTGGTCAAGACGAAGCAACTGGATCAATGGAAACCTGTATCTCGGATGTTAAGCAATGGATGACCGCGGATAAACTTATGCTCAATGACGACAAAACCGAATTATTGTAA